A single Scleropages formosus chromosome 4, fSclFor1.1, whole genome shotgun sequence DNA region contains:
- the cfbl gene encoding complement factor b, like, with protein MGISSCLAILVLIFTLSHGTPTVERKCSSENLSIVGGNYTLSDGTNPNSLLTYSCLEGYYPFPTQMRQCQRSGRWYPPLKKSKPAECLMVTCPDPLVFEYGSVSPIQMMYYVNNETTYKCFDGYKFVGSKTRVCQLNGKWSGNTPICDQSSAVCPDPGIPAGSRRTGRHFDIDDKVAYRCDNGLILIGSAERVCQESGEWTGIEPACYYKHTYDTPQEVAKAFSKAISSDLDLAVLDESNKTQHEKRIRLEQGGNLHIYIAIDKSDSVEEENFINSKNAMKKLIEKISFFEVTPKYELLFFATKVKEVVKITDPGNENVDIIQELDNYKYSGPEDNSGTNIAQAFHTILERMSIVKERQKATFKDVRHVIILFSDGIANMGGSADDNVAKIKYLVESVRGKDWEDYLDIYTFGVGPEINEDALNSIASKKPDERHFYKLKDIKSLEQTFDEMIDESDSVGLCGLHRDYVSNINKRQRYPWLVKISVNREGKESTCIGSLVNTRFVLTAAHCFTLDDTEKLHRIIVEIHNPPAYKVKSVRPHKNYNNQAKKDLGIPEFYDYDVALIELEKDVTFSANIRPICIPCTKEASHALGLPDTATCKDQEELLLKTDFEYASFMSKQLQQKNVTIKLNSKRDNCIEDALETIKIEDRGKVKAKDIVTDNFLCTGGIDGPQGQTDDISCKGESGGALFVQKKRRLIQVGIISWGVKNLCQVDNPKSDEKSRDFHINLFRVTDFLKERLGKTGETYAPLTFIK; from the exons ATGGGCATCAGCTCATGCCTCGCCATACTTGTCCTCATCTTCACACTCAGCCACG GTACTCCAACCGTTGAGAGGAAATGTAGCAGCGAGAACTTGTCCATCGTCGGTGGGAATTACACCCTCTCGGACGGCACCAACCCCAACAGCCTGCTCACGTACAGCTGTCTAGAAGGCTATTACCCCTTTCCCACCCAAATGCGCCAATGTCAAAGGTCTGGGCGTTGGTACCCACCGCTGAAGAAAAGCAAGCCTGCAGAGTGCCTGA TGGTCACCTGCCCAGACCCCTTGGTTTTTGAATATGGTTCAGTGAGTCCGATTCAGATGATGTACTACGTCAACAATGAGACCACCTACAAGTGTTTCGATGGCTACAAATTTGTGGGATCCAAGACGCGAGTGTGTCAGCTCAATGGAAAGTGGAGCGGAAATACACCCATCTGTGACCAAAGTT CGGCTGTATGCCCTGACCCTGGGATCCCCGCTGGTTCCAGGAGAACAGGACGCCATTTCGATATTGACGACAAGGTGGCCTATCGCTGTGACAACGGCTTGATCCTAATAGGATCCGCAGAACGCGTTTGCCAGGAGAGCGGGGAGTGGACCGGGATCGAGCCAGCCTGCTATT ATAAACATACCTACGACACTCCACAGGAGGTTGCGAAAGCCTTCAGCAAGGCAATCAGTAGTGATCTAGATCTCGCTGTACTAGATGAAAGCA ACAAGACTCAGCATGAAAAGAGGATCCGACTGGAACAAGGTGGAAATCTCCATATCTACATAGCAATAGACAAATCGGACAGTGTTGAAGAAGAAAACTTTATAAATTCCAAGAATGCTATGAAGAAACTCATTGAAAAG ATAAGTTTTTTTGAAGTCACCCCTAAATATGAACTCCTGTTCTTTGCCACCAAAGTGAAAGAAGTTGTTAAAATTACTGATCCTGGTAATGAAAACGTCGACATTATACAAGAATTGGATAACTATAAATATTCAG gaCCGGAAGACAACTCAGGGACAAACATTGCCCAGGCCTTTCATACAATCCTGGAGAGGATGAGCATCGTGAAGGAGCGGCAAAAGGCCACTTTCAAGGACGTCCGTCACGTGATCATCCTTTTCTCTGATG GTATTGCAAATATGGGGGGAAGCGCAGATGACAATGTGGCCAAAATTAAATACCTGGTGGAATCTGTTCGAGGGAAAGATTGGGAAGATTATTTGG ATATCTATACATTTGGTGTGGGGCCTGAAATTAATGAGGATGCACTTAACAGCATAGCGTCGAAAAAGCCTGATGAACGTCACTTCTACAAGCTAAAGGATATCAAGTCCCTGGAGCAGACATTCGACGAAATGATTG ATGAGAGTGACAGCGTGGGCTTATGTGGGCTCCACAGAGACTACGTCTCGAACATCAACAAGCGTCAAAGGTACCCCTGGCTGGTAAAGATCTCAGTAAAC CGTGAGGGTAAAGAGAGCACCTGTATAGGTTCCCTTGTTAACACTCGCTTTGTGCTGACGGCGGCCCACTGCTTCACGCTGGACGACACGGAAAAGTTACACAGGATCATTGTTGAAATTCACAATCCTCCAG CCTACAAGGTTAAAAGCGTAAGACCCCATAAGAACTACAACAACCAAGCCAAGAAGGATTTAGGGATACCAGAGTTTTACGACTACGACGTGGCCCTCATTGAGCTGGAAAAAGATGTGACGTTCTCAGCCAACATCAG GCCCATCTGCATACCCTGCACTAAGGAAGCCAGTCATGCTCTAGGGCTGCCTGACACTGCAACGTGTAAGGACCAGG AAGAGTTGCTGCTGAAGACTGACTTTGAATATGCCAGTTTCATGTCTAAGCAACTTCAACAGAAAAATGTCACTATCAAGCTGAATTCCAAG AGAGACAATTGTATTGAAGATGCTCTGGAGACCATTAAAATTGAAGACAGGGGTAAAGTTAAAGCTAAAGACATCGTGACCGACAACTTCCTGTGCACAGGAGGAATCGATGGGCCTCAAGGGCAAACAGATGATATTTCATgcaaag GTGAATCGGGTGGAGCATTGTTTGTGCAGAAGAAGAGAAGGCTGATTCAG GTGGGAATCATAAGCTGGGGTGTCAAGAATCTGTGCCAGGTAGATAACCCGAAGTCCGATGAAAAGTCAAGGGATTTCCACATCAACCTCTTTAGAGTTACGGACTTCCTCAAAGAGAGACTCGGAAAAACAGGAGAAACCTATGCGCCACTGACTTTTATTAAGTGA
- the bbs1 gene encoding BBSome complex member BBS1 — protein MAMCASAAETKERTDSCTRWLDAHYDPVANLYTFSSCIALADLHGDGENKLVVGDLGTGACNIKLKVYKGTSLVSENTLLDLPTGLVSFHMDQHEPRTPAIAVASGPFIYVYKNLRPYFKFTLPPLEVNPLEQEVWTQAKEDMIDPMSLKEMLEGIRDKADIPLSVRSLKFLMLDPQEMETYVNLHKQQPLRRQTVITCISTLKKNMAEEDAVSCLVIGAESKDIYVLDPEAFTVLSKMSLPSVPTLIDVTGQFDVEFRITVACRNGNIYILRRDSPKPKYCIELTSHPVGLVRIGKNVVVGCAQETLLSYTQKGKKLWTVYLPAPVMTMGLMDHHTRGFQAVLVGLSNCQVQLYRDKNLLNIVKTPDVVTSICFGRFGREDGSLIMTTKGGGLIVKILKRTAVFDDRDTAPGPPLAQSIRLNVPKKTKLYVDQTMRERENAVAMHRAFQMDLSRLRLASARAYVKALESSLTPMSASLSEPLKMNAVVQGLGPSFKLTLNVQNTAACRPVMNLAVSFLYDEALYSMRPSFFKIPLLVPGLNYPIDAFVECLVDKGISDIIKVFVLQQGKSAPLLTAHINMPVSEGLPLN, from the exons ATGGCGATGTGTGCGAGCGCGGCGGAGACGAAAGAGCG caCCGACTCTTGCACCCGGTGGCTGGACGCGCACTACGACCCGGTGGCGAACCTCTACACCTTCTCGTCGTGCATCG CTTTGGCTGATCTCCATGGTGATGGAGAAAATAAG CTCGTGGTGGGCGATCTGGGCACCGGCGCGTGCAACATAAAGCTCAAGGTGTACAAGGGAACCAGCCTGGTGAGTGAGAACACGCTGCTGGACCTGCCCACCGGCCTCGTGTCTTTCCACATGGACCAGCATGAGCCCCGTACGCCCGCCATAGCCGTGGCCTCGGGGCCCTTCATCTACGTCTACAAGAACCTGCGACCTTACTTCAAGTTCACGCTGCCGCCTCTGGAGGTGAACCCGTTGGAGCAGGAGGTCTGGACCCAAGCCAAGGAG GACATGATTGACCCAATGTCTCTGAAAGAAATGTTGGAGGGAATCAG GGACAAAGCCGACATTCCGCTTTCAGTGAGATCCTTGAA GTTCCTTATGCTGGATCCTCAGGAAATGGAGACGTACGTCAACCTGCACAAGCAGCAGCCCCTCCGAAGACAG ACGGTCATCACTTGCATCAGCACCCTGAAAAAGAACATGGCAGAAGAAGATGCGGTCAGCTGCCTGGTCATTGGCGCAGAGAGCAAGGACATATATGTCCTGGATCCAGAAGCCTTCACTGTCCTCTCCAAG ATGTCTCTGCCCAGTGTTCCCACCTTGATTGACGTGACCGGGCAGTTTGACGTGGAATTCCGCATCACTGTAGCCTGTCGGAATggcaacatttacattcttCGAAG GGACTCTCCGAAACCGAAATACTGCATCGAGCTGACGTCCCACCCAGTGGGACTGGTGCGAATTGGGAAGAATGTGGTGGTGGGCTGCGCTCAGGAAACACTGCTCAGTTATACCCAAAAG GGGAAGAAATTGTGGACTGTTTATCTGCCGGCTCCTGTGATGACCATGGGCCTGATGGACCACCACACCAGGGGCTTCCAGGCGGTGCTGGTGGGCCTTTCCAACTGCCAGGTGCAGCTGTACAGGGACAAGAACCTTCTCAACATCGTAAAGACTCCG GACGTCGTTACCAGCATTTGCTTTGGGAGATTTGGCCGAGAAGACGGGTCTCTGATAATGACGACTAAAG GGGGAGGACTGATTGtgaagatcctgaagaggacgGCTGTGTTTGATGACAGAGATACGGCCCCTGGGCCCCCTCTTGCACAAAGCATTCGACTGAACGTTCCCAAGAAAACAAAGCTTTATGTGGACCAGACCATGCGGGAGCGAGAGAATGCCGTAG CCATGCACAGGGCCTTCCAGATGGATCTGAGTCGACTGCGCCTGGCATCAGCACGAGCCTATGTCAAGGCCCTGGAATCCAGCCTGACGCCCATGTCCGCCAGCCTGTCAGAGCCGCTGAAGATGAATGCTGTT GTCCAGGGGCTCGGACCCTCCTTCAAGCTGACCCTCAACGTCCAGAACACAGCTGCCTGCCGCCCCGTCATGAACCTTGCGGTTAGCTTTCTGTACGACGAAGCACTGTACAGCATGAGGCCCTCCTTCTTCAAG ATCCCCCTTCTGGTTCCTGGCCTCAACTACCCCATTGATGCCTTTGTGGAGTGCCTCGTTGACAAAGGGATCTCTGACATCATCAAA GTCTTTGTGCTGCAGCAAGGGAAGAGCGCACCGCTTCTTACTGCCCACATCAATATGCCTGTCAGCGAGGGACTCCCTCTCAACTGA
- the slc29a2 gene encoding equilibrative nucleoside transporter 2, whose translation MKSDQQAPEDRGHLVGIIFFILGLGTLLPWNFFMTATKYFENRLDTSEWSNGTVVTSREYYFTNWMTLLSQLPLLLFTLLNSFLYQRLSEKVRIGGSLVFILLLFILTAVLVTVAMEKDTFFSVTMATIWFINSFGAVLQGSLFGLVGLLPQKYSAVFMSGQGLAGTFAAVAMLLAIYSEVDNRSAALGYFITPCVGTLITLMSYVLLPHIAYAQYYFNRFKRYEEEVNNVLLVNVTEMEPMETNKLNGHAKSNGTVEHGSVESAETKQVLHTLEQSKAQDARSSVTQVLKKIWVMAFCVTFVFTVTLSVFPAVTVDVQSAFKGRWQMYFTPVCCFLAFNIMDWFGRTITSVLQWPPKESRFFPALVVARVVFIPLLMMCNVQKRTNMPVLFPHDAVFVLIMVLFSVSSGYFVCLSMSYAPQLVEPKDAERAGALMTFFLALGLSLGAALSFPLRTLV comes from the exons ATGAAGTCTGATCAGCAGGCGCCTGAGGATCG TGGGCACTTGGTAGGCATCATCTTCTTCATCCTGGGCCTCGGTACGCTCCTGCCATGGAACTTCTTCATGACTGCAACAAAG TATTTTGAGAATCGCCTCGATACATCTGAATGGAGTAATGGCACAGTGGTCACTTCCAGAGAGTACTACTTCACCAACTGGATGACACTGTTGTCCcagctgccgctgctgctcttCACACTTCTCAACTCCTTCCTGTATCAGCG GTTGTCAGAGAAGGTCCGAATAGGTGGCAGTCTTGTTTTcattctcctcctcttcatccttaCTGCTGTTCTTGTTACGGTTGCTATGGAGAAGGACACCTTCTTctctgtcaccatggcaaccatcTGGTTCATTAACT CATTTGGGGCTGTGCTCCAGGGCAGCCTCTTTGGCCTTGTGGGATTGCTCCCTCAGAAGTACAGCGCCGTGTTCATGAGTGGGCAGGGTCTGGCAGGCacatttgctgctgttgctatGCTGCTGGCTATTTACA GTGAGGTGGACAACAGGAGTGCTGCCCTCGGCTACTTTATTACCCCCTGCGTGGGAACCCTGATCACACTTATGAGCTATGTGCTACTGCCACACATT GCATATGCTCAGTACTATTTTAACCGATTCAAGCGGTATGAAGAAGAGGTTAACAATGTGCTTCTGGTCAATGTTACTG aaatggagCCTATGGAGACTAACAAATTGAATGGTCACGCCAAGAGCAATGGTACTGTGGAGCACGGCAGTGTGGAGAGTGCTGAGACAAAGCAGGTGTTACACACCCTGGAGCAGAGCAAAGCACAGGATGCTAGATCTTCAGTTACGCAAGTCTTGAAAAAG ATTTGGGTGATGGCATTTTGTGTGACGTTCGTGTTCACTGTCACCCTGTCTGTGTTCCCTGCGGTCACTGTGGACGTTCAGTCTGCATTTAAAGGAAGATGGC AAATGTACTTCACTCCAGTCTGCTGTTTCTTGGCTTTTAACATCATGGACTGGTTTGGCAGAACAATCACGTCTGTCCTTCAGTGG CCGCCGAAGGAGAGCCGTTTCTTCCCGGCCCTGGTGGTGGCCCGTGTTGTCTTCATCCCCCTGCTCATGATGTGCAACGTTCAGAAGCGCACCAACATGCCCGTGCTCTTCCCCCACGATGCCGTCTTCGTCCTCATCATGGTCCTGTTCTCTGTCTCCAGTGGCTACTTTGTCTGCCTTTCCATGTCTTATGCGCCACA GTTAGTGGAGCCTAAAGATGCGGAGAGGGCAGGAGCGCTGATGACCTTCTTCTTGGCCCTTGGTCTGTCTCTGGGTGCAGCGCTCTCATTCCCCCTGCGGACCTTGGTCTAA
- the LOC108934318 gene encoding calpain-1 catalytic subunit-like, which yields MEPLFASGMAAKLRSQWDRNEGLGQNDKAIKFLCQDFESLRAQCLQSRSLFLDDTFPAQPSSLGFNELGPRSSKTQGIRWMRPTEICSKPQFIIDGATRTDVCQGALGDCWLLAAIASLTLNDNLLRRVVPHGQSFDSQYAGIFHFQFWQFGEWVNVVIDDRLPVKDGKLLFVHSAEGGEFWSALLEKAYAKLNGCYEALSGGSTCEGFEDFTGGVTEMYELRKAPGDLFNIIGRAIERGSLLGCSIDITSRFDMEAVTFKKLVKGHAYSVTGVDEVMYRGTPTKLVRIRNPWGEVEWTGPWSDNSREWSTIEPSVRTRLHNRSEDGEFWMSFADFTREFSRLEICNLTADALQSSQVKKWSTALYSGEWRRGSTAGGCRNYPATFWINPQFKIGLQHPDTEGHSGCSFLVALMQKDRRRQRREGKDMETIGFAVYEVPEEFSGKTAVHLKRDFFLTHGSSARSELFINLREVSSRFRLPAGDYIIVPSTFEPQKEADFVLRVFSERPANSEELDDEVTAELPDEPQLDESQIDAGFKSLFQQLAGPDMEISMKELETILNRVISKHKDLKTDGFGKEACRSMINLMDTDGSGKLGLTEFHVLWEKVKRYLTVFRKFDLDKSGTMSSYEMRRALEDAGFKLTNHLFQLIILRYAKPDLNVDFDSFVTCLIRLETMFKTFKTMDMDADGIISLNFSQWITLTMFA from the exons ATGGAGCCGCTTTTTGCATCAGGAATGGCTGCGAAGTTGAGGAGTCAGTGGGACCGTAACGAAGGGCTGGGCCAGAACGACAAGGCCATCAAGTTCCTGTGCCAGGACTTTGAGTCCCTGCGAGCTCAATGCCTGCAGAGCCGCAGCCTCTTCCTAGACGATACCTTTCCTGCTCAACCCTCCTCGCTGGGCTTCAACGAACTTGGTCCACGGTCCTCGAAGACGCAGGGAATCCGCTGGATGCGTCCCACG GAGATCTGCTCCAAGCCACAGTTCATTATAGATGGAGCCACCCGCACGGACGTCTGCCAGGGAGCTTTGG GTGACTGTTGGCTCCTGGCCGCCATCGCTTCCCTCACGCTGAACGATAACCTTCTGCGGCGCGTCGTGCCCCACGGACAGAGCTTCGACAGCCAGTATGCCGGCATCTTCCACTTCCAG TTCTGGCAGTTTGGGGAGTGGGTCAACGTGGTGATCGACGACAGGCTCCCTGTGAAGGACGGAAAGCTGCTGTTTGTCCACTCGGCCGAGGGCGGCGAGTTCTGGAGCGCCCTGCTGGAGAAGGCCTACGCCAA GCTGAACGGGTGCTACGAGGCTCTGTCGGGGGGCAGCACCTGCGAGGGCTTCGAGGACTTCACGGGCGGCGTCACTGAGATGTACGAGCTGCGGAAGGCCCCGGGGGACCTCTTCAACATCATCGGCAGGGCCATAGAGAGGGGATCCCTGCTGGGCTGCTCCATAGAC ATCACCAGCCGCTTTGACATGGAGGCAGTGACGTTTAAGAAGCTGGTGAAAGGCCACGCCTACTCCGTAACCGGGGTGGATGAG GTGATGTACAGAGGCACCCCGACAAAGTTAGTGCGGATCCGGAACCCTTGGGGAGAGGTGGAGTGGACCGGGCCTTGGAGCGACAA CTCGAGGGAGTGGAGCACTATTGAACCGTCCGTCAGGACCAGGCTGCACAACCGTAGTGAGGATGGGGAGTTCTG GATGTCATTCGCAGACTTCACGCGGGAGTTCAGCCGCCTGGAGATCTGTAACCTGACGGCAGACGCCCTCCAAAGCAGTCAAGTGAAGAAGTGGAGCACGGCGCTGTATTCGGGGGAGTGGAGAAGAGGCAGCACCGCCGGGGGTTGCAGGAACTACCCTG CGACGTTTTGGATCAACCCCCAGTTTAAAATAGGTCTACAGCACCCTGATACAGAAGGCCACTCAGGCTGCAGCTTCTTGGTAGCGCTCATGCAGAAGGACCGCCGGCGCCAGCGCAGGGAGGGCAAAGACATGGAGACCATCGGATTCGCCGTTTATGAG GTCCCTGAAGAG TTTTCGGGCAAAACAGCCGTGCACCTTAAGCGGGACTTCTTCCTGACCCACGGATCAAGTGCCCGCTCTGAGCTCTTCATCAACCTGCGGGAGGTGAGCTCACGCTTCCGCCTGCCAGCTGGCGACTACATCATCGTACCCTCCACCTTCGAGCCGCAGAAGGAGGCTGACTTTGTGCTGAGGGTCTTCTCCGAGAGGCCGGCCAACTCCGA GGAACTGGATGACGAAGTCACAGCAGAGCTGCCCGATGAG CCACAGCTGGATGAAAGTCAGATTGATGCCGGGTTCAAGAGCCTCTTCCAGCAGCTGGCTGGACCG GACATGGAGATCAGTATGAAGGAACTGGAGACCATTCTCAACAGAGTCATTAGCAAAC ATAAAGACCTAAAAACAGACGGATTCGGGAAGGAGGCTTGCCGGAGTATGATCAATCTAATGGAT ACAGACGGCAGCGGAAAGCTGGGCCTCACCGAGTTTCACGTGCTCTGGGAGAAGGTCAAAAGATACCTG ACTGTGTTTAGGAAGTTCGACTTGGACAAGTCGGGCACAATGAGCTCGTATGAAATGCGAAGGGCCCTGGAGGATGCAG GGTTCAAGCTGACCAACCACCTGTTCCAGCTCATCATCCTGCGTTACGCAAAGCCTGACCTGAACGTGGACTTCGATAGCTTCGTCACTTGCCTCATCCGACTGGAGACCATGTTCA aaacctTTAAAACAATGGACATGGATGCAGATGGAATCATTTCTTTAAACTTCTCCCAG TGGATCACCTTGACCATGTTTGCCTAA